The following are from one region of the Gloeomargarita lithophora Alchichica-D10 genome:
- a CDS encoding metal ABC transporter ATP-binding protein produces MPQMMSVDIENVTVNYHDKVALHGVNLSLQPGSIVGLVGMNGSGKSTLFKTIMGLIAPTIGRVTIEGLPIRLAQKRGRVAYIPQTEQVDWQFPVSVQDVVLMGRYGYMNWLRIPRPVDRRIVQDSLLRVDMLALKDRQIGELSGGQKKRAFLARALAQQANILLLDEPFNGVDVKTEQTMIKLLMELRRFGHTILVSTHDLSSVSTFCDQTIFINQTILAYGATQEVFTPENLSRTFGGYCPPNSNIH; encoded by the coding sequence ATGCCCCAAATGATGAGTGTTGATATTGAAAATGTCACCGTGAACTATCACGATAAAGTGGCATTGCATGGGGTGAATTTGTCCCTCCAACCGGGTTCAATTGTCGGTCTAGTGGGCATGAATGGCAGTGGTAAATCCACCCTATTTAAGACCATCATGGGGTTGATTGCCCCCACGATCGGGCGGGTGACCATTGAGGGATTACCCATTCGTTTGGCGCAAAAACGAGGCCGAGTGGCCTACATTCCCCAAACCGAACAGGTAGATTGGCAATTTCCGGTGAGTGTGCAGGACGTGGTGCTAATGGGGCGGTATGGTTATATGAATTGGTTACGCATTCCCCGTCCGGTGGATCGGCGCATTGTCCAAGACAGTCTCCTGCGGGTGGATATGCTGGCTCTCAAAGACCGGCAGATTGGGGAACTTTCGGGGGGACAAAAAAAACGGGCTTTTTTAGCGAGAGCCTTGGCACAACAGGCCAATATCTTACTTTTGGATGAGCCGTTTAATGGGGTGGATGTGAAGACTGAACAAACCATGATCAAACTACTGATGGAATTACGGCGTTTCGGCCATACAATTTTGGTTTCTACCCACGATTTAAGTTCGGTTTCTACCTTTTGTGACCAGACGATTTTTATCAATCAAACTATTTTGGCCTACGGAGCTACCCAAGAGGTTTTCACCCCGGAAAATCTCAGCCGCACCTTTGGAGGATACTGCCCGCCCAACTCGAATATTCACTGA
- the glgP gene encoding alpha-glucan family phosphorylase — protein MRPIRTFKVSPALPAALEALRPLATNLYWDWSDEVKELFRRLDPDLWEQSRQNPVLMLGTISQERLQAASTDDGFLAHLERAQAELKQYLQERSWYQRHRGTDTQECYAYFSAEFGLTTALPIYSGGLGVLAGDHLKSASDLGLPLVGVGLLYQQGYFQQYLSADGWQQERYPLNDFYNLPLQLERRPDGSELRIEVVFPQRVVYARIWRVQVGRVPLYLLDTNIPPNNTYDQDITDQLYGGDVDLRIHQEMILGIGGIKALRALGLQPAVYHMNEGHSAFLSLERIRELMQESGLTFAQAKEAVQASQVFTTHTPVPAGIDLFPTDKVLYYLGRYRELFGLSEQEFLSLGREQTGDFQAPFNMAIFAIRMASSLNGVSQLHARVSRQMFGSLWGLTPEHEVPIRGITNGVHARSCVAPATQNLYQRYISPDWWALPATAPEWQRVESIPDEELWRIHDRAKVQMVLYVRERLRRAWEERGASQAEILKTREVLDPEALTIGFARRFATYKRANLFISHPERLLKMLADRQRPIQFVFAGKAHPKDHPGKDMIRDIIHFAKEQGLERQIVFVPNYDIHTARLMVAGCDVWLNNPRRPREASGTSGMKAAMNGVPNLSTLDGWWAEADYVTTGWPIGRGEEYTDTQVQDELEANALYQILEEDVLPLYYQRDQEGLPRGWLNKMKASIRINTPFFNTERMVQEYAQHAYFPVSDRWARLSAQGYVKAQALAQWKARLFQHWYEIKIQDVTAQSPKEVRVYEPIGVTARIYLGELTPAEVQVQLYQGEVDATGNIPVGQVVPMTCPGQQGDGYYAYTGEISYASSGLQGFAVRLLPHHPDLSNPLELGLIHWGN, from the coding sequence ATGCGTCCGATTCGTACCTTCAAGGTTTCGCCTGCTCTGCCTGCGGCGTTGGAAGCCCTGCGTCCCCTGGCCACCAACCTGTACTGGGATTGGAGCGATGAGGTCAAGGAGCTTTTTCGCCGGTTAGACCCGGATTTGTGGGAGCAGAGCCGCCAAAACCCGGTGTTGATGTTGGGGACGATTAGCCAGGAGCGGCTGCAGGCGGCCAGTACGGATGATGGTTTTTTGGCACACCTGGAACGGGCGCAGGCGGAATTAAAGCAGTACCTCCAGGAACGCAGTTGGTACCAGCGGCACCGGGGGACGGATACCCAGGAATGTTATGCCTATTTTTCGGCGGAATTTGGCCTCACCACCGCTCTGCCCATTTATTCGGGGGGGTTGGGGGTGTTGGCGGGGGATCACCTGAAATCGGCCAGTGATTTGGGTTTGCCGTTGGTGGGTGTGGGGCTATTGTACCAACAGGGCTATTTCCAACAATATCTCAGTGCCGATGGGTGGCAACAGGAACGTTATCCCCTCAATGATTTTTATAATTTGCCCTTGCAGTTGGAGCGCAGACCGGATGGGTCGGAACTGCGGATTGAGGTGGTCTTTCCCCAGCGGGTGGTGTATGCCCGGATTTGGCGGGTGCAGGTAGGGCGGGTGCCCTTGTACTTATTAGATACAAACATTCCCCCGAATAATACCTACGACCAGGACATTACCGACCAGTTGTACGGCGGGGATGTGGATTTACGCATCCATCAGGAGATGATTTTGGGGATTGGGGGGATCAAAGCCCTGCGGGCGTTGGGATTACAGCCTGCGGTCTATCACATGAATGAGGGGCATTCGGCGTTTTTGTCCCTGGAGCGGATTCGGGAACTGATGCAGGAGTCGGGGTTGACCTTTGCCCAGGCGAAGGAGGCGGTGCAGGCCAGCCAGGTGTTTACCACCCATACGCCGGTGCCAGCGGGGATTGATTTATTTCCGACGGACAAAGTGCTGTATTACCTGGGGCGGTATCGGGAGCTTTTTGGCCTGTCGGAGCAGGAGTTTCTCTCCCTGGGCAGGGAGCAGACGGGGGATTTTCAAGCCCCGTTTAATATGGCGATTTTTGCCATCCGCATGGCGAGTTCGCTCAATGGGGTGAGTCAACTGCACGCCCGGGTGAGTCGGCAGATGTTTGGTTCCCTGTGGGGGCTGACCCCGGAACATGAGGTGCCGATTCGGGGGATTACCAATGGGGTTCATGCCCGCAGTTGTGTGGCACCGGCGACCCAGAATCTCTACCAGCGTTATATCAGCCCGGATTGGTGGGCATTACCGGCAACGGCGCCGGAGTGGCAGCGGGTGGAGAGTATCCCGGATGAGGAGTTGTGGCGCATCCATGACCGGGCGAAGGTGCAGATGGTGCTGTACGTGCGGGAGCGACTGCGGCGGGCGTGGGAGGAACGGGGGGCATCCCAGGCGGAGATTCTCAAAACCCGGGAGGTGCTTGACCCGGAAGCGTTGACCATCGGCTTTGCCCGTCGGTTTGCCACCTACAAACGGGCGAATTTATTTATCTCCCACCCGGAGCGGTTGTTGAAAATGCTGGCGGACCGGCAACGCCCGATTCAGTTTGTGTTTGCGGGCAAAGCCCACCCCAAGGATCATCCAGGCAAGGATATGATCCGGGATATTATCCACTTTGCGAAAGAACAGGGCTTGGAACGGCAGATCGTGTTTGTGCCCAACTACGATATTCATACCGCCCGGTTGATGGTGGCGGGTTGCGATGTGTGGCTAAATAATCCCCGCCGCCCCCGCGAGGCTTCCGGCACCAGTGGCATGAAGGCGGCCATGAATGGGGTGCCCAACCTGAGTACCTTAGATGGCTGGTGGGCGGAGGCGGACTATGTGACCACCGGCTGGCCGATTGGCCGGGGAGAGGAATACACGGATACCCAAGTCCAGGATGAACTAGAAGCCAATGCCCTGTACCAAATTTTAGAAGAAGATGTCTTGCCTTTGTACTATCAAAGAGACCAGGAGGGTTTGCCCCGGGGCTGGCTGAACAAGATGAAGGCTTCGATTCGCATCAATACGCCGTTTTTCAATACGGAGCGGATGGTGCAGGAGTACGCCCAGCACGCCTATTTCCCGGTGAGTGACCGCTGGGCACGCTTATCGGCACAGGGGTACGTCAAGGCACAGGCGTTGGCGCAGTGGAAAGCCCGTTTATTCCAGCATTGGTACGAGATCAAAATCCAGGATGTCACCGCCCAATCTCCCAAGGAGGTGCGGGTGTATGAACCGATTGGGGTCACCGCCCGGATTTATTTGGGGGAACTCACGCCTGCGGAGGTGCAGGTGCAGTTGTACCAGGGGGAAGTGGATGCCACGGGCAATATCCCCGTTGGGCAAGTGGTGCCCATGACCTGTCCAGGCCAACAGGGGGATGGGTATTACGCCTACACGGGCGAAATTAGCTACGCCAGCAGTGGGTTGCAGGGGTTTGCGGTGCGGTTATTGCCCCACCACCCGGACTTGAGCAACCCTTTGGAGTTGGGGTTGATCCATTGGGGGAATTAG
- a CDS encoding metal ABC transporter permease has protein sequence MAMIWDWITAPLQYEFMVKALLVSGFVGMVCGVLSCYMTLKGWALMGDAVAHSVTPGVVLAYVFNFPLAVGAFIFGVGSVLLIGWIQSQTRIKEDTVIGLVFTGFFALGLVLISKTPSNVDFLHILFGNLLGIPTSDVIQTVVIGLFTLAVIFVLKNDLLLFCFDPTHARSIGIDINWLYYVLLTLLSLTIVVALQAVGIVLVVAMLVTPGATAYLLTDRFDRMLILAIFSGLGSSVLGTYLSYYLDASTGGCIVLVQTLVFLLVMVFAPKYGLWRRRV, from the coding sequence ATGGCAATGATCTGGGATTGGATTACTGCCCCCCTGCAATATGAATTTATGGTCAAAGCCCTGCTGGTCAGTGGTTTTGTGGGCATGGTATGTGGGGTTTTGTCCTGCTATATGACCTTGAAAGGCTGGGCATTGATGGGGGATGCGGTGGCGCATTCGGTCACCCCTGGCGTGGTTTTGGCCTATGTATTCAATTTTCCGTTGGCCGTGGGGGCGTTTATCTTTGGGGTGGGTTCGGTGTTACTCATCGGCTGGATTCAGAGTCAAACCCGGATTAAGGAAGATACGGTGATTGGGTTGGTGTTTACGGGATTTTTTGCCCTGGGGTTGGTGCTGATTTCTAAAACTCCGAGTAATGTGGATTTTTTACATATTTTGTTTGGTAATTTATTGGGTATTCCCACGTCGGATGTGATTCAGACGGTGGTGATTGGTCTGTTTACCCTAGCGGTGATTTTTGTGCTGAAAAATGATTTACTTTTATTTTGTTTTGACCCGACCCATGCCCGTTCGATTGGGATTGACATTAACTGGCTTTATTATGTATTGCTCACCCTATTGTCATTGACGATTGTGGTGGCGTTGCAGGCGGTGGGAATTGTTCTCGTGGTCGCCATGTTGGTGACCCCCGGTGCGACGGCGTATTTACTCACGGATCGGTTTGACCGGATGTTAATTTTGGCAATTTTTTCGGGGCTGGGTTCGAGTGTGCTGGGAACGTATTTGAGCTATTATCTGGATGCTTCTACGGGGGGCTGTATTGTGTTAGTGCAAACCCTGGTGTTTTTATTGGTGATGGTTTTTGCGCCGAAGTACGGCCTGTGGCGTAGGCGGGTCTGA
- a CDS encoding DUF4346 domain-containing protein: MFIDWAEQIRCIDTTLSKRHLDLDPAGYFIIYIDPQEGYIYAKWFTNAIDKRGLALDPSTGQPIPARGGVKREPNHIFRGRTAKELCVEIFEECHTFQPVSQLGHAAYLGREFLRAEMALVQGTAYTQD, translated from the coding sequence ATGTTTATTGACTGGGCGGAACAAATCCGTTGCATTGACACAACCCTCTCCAAACGGCACCTTGACCTTGACCCGGCGGGTTATTTCATCATTTATATTGACCCCCAGGAAGGGTATATCTACGCCAAGTGGTTCACCAATGCTATTGACAAACGGGGCTTAGCCCTTGACCCCAGCACCGGCCAACCCATTCCCGCCCGGGGGGGAGTCAAACGGGAACCCAACCATATCTTTCGGGGACGCACCGCTAAGGAACTGTGTGTGGAAATTTTTGAAGAATGTCATACCTTTCAGCCGGTCAGCCAACTCGGCCATGCGGCCTACCTGGGGCGGGAATTCCTGCGGGCGGAAATGGCCCTAGTCCAGGGCACCGCCTACACGCAAGATTAA
- a CDS encoding metal ABC transporter substrate-binding protein, whose protein sequence is MIMKSRGVKMGMRGWWVLGALLGLWGCQGNPTPPQAQEKVVLTTFTVLADMTRQVAGEKVRVESITKPGAEIHGYEPTPMDITRAQNANLILENGLGLERWAERFYTNLRNVPQVTLSKGITPIPIQEGSYKNQPNPHAWMSPQLALIYIENIHQALVNLDPENEAIYTQNAQKYQQEIQQLDQKLRQSLSVIPASQRVLVSCEGAFSYLTQDYNLKEIYLWPINAEQEGTPQQIRNTIDQVRASQVPVVFCESTVNDQAQKQVAKEAGVTFGGVFYVDSLTPATGAAPTYLQLLEHNVNTLTQGLQQNKRS, encoded by the coding sequence ATGATTATGAAAAGTCGGGGGGTCAAAATGGGGATGCGGGGTTGGTGGGTTTTGGGGGCATTGTTGGGCTTGTGGGGGTGTCAGGGCAATCCGACTCCGCCCCAGGCGCAGGAAAAGGTGGTTTTAACGACGTTTACGGTCTTGGCGGACATGACCCGCCAAGTGGCTGGGGAAAAAGTGCGGGTGGAATCTATTACTAAACCAGGGGCGGAAATTCATGGTTATGAACCTACCCCGATGGATATTACCCGTGCCCAAAATGCCAATTTAATTTTAGAAAATGGCTTGGGGTTAGAGCGCTGGGCGGAGCGATTTTACACCAATTTACGCAATGTTCCCCAGGTGACACTCAGCAAGGGCATTACCCCGATTCCCATTCAGGAAGGTTCCTACAAAAATCAACCCAATCCCCACGCCTGGATGTCCCCCCAATTGGCATTAATTTACATCGAAAATATCCACCAAGCCCTGGTCAATCTTGATCCAGAAAATGAAGCAATTTATACGCAAAATGCCCAGAAATATCAGCAGGAAATTCAACAATTAGACCAAAAACTTAGGCAGTCCCTGAGTGTGATCCCCGCTTCCCAAAGGGTTTTAGTGTCCTGCGAAGGAGCCTTTAGTTATCTCACGCAGGATTATAATCTTAAAGAAATTTATCTCTGGCCGATCAATGCCGAACAGGAGGGCACGCCCCAGCAAATTCGCAACACAATTGACCAAGTGCGAGCGAGTCAAGTGCCGGTAGTTTTTTGTGAAAGTACGGTCAATGACCAGGCACAAAAACAAGTTGCCAAGGAAGCCGGGGTGACATTCGGGGGTGTTTTTTATGTGGATTCCCTTACCCCAGCGACGGGTGCCGCCCCCACCTATCTGCAACTTTTAGAACATAACGTAAACACATTGACCCAAGGTTTACAACAAAATAAAAGGAGCTAA
- a CDS encoding sensor histidine kinase produces MDFSSGLINCLPIGVVLTQEQGRIFHCNQVMADWFCLDPQQVQGNSITEFWPELATYLRWQEAGGRVRLSTPAGWLMMRVLVQKFPQETQGGLVWSFVPEHSRDLEQSQQEFIDTISHELRTPLTSIKGFVDTLLHSQSHFSYAQTRHFLEIVQTQVTQLSALVEAVLAVSRWQVQPGHFRPVRVAELVPEVMLELALQPGGNRVDWRIQELSPVWSDPELLVPILVQVLDYALTHTPGDTQVQVRGWPGGTGLQIGVPELDLGELWYPLGPTRPGMGLYVAQMLVERLEGRLLLGQGLTLELPRVARMASPVAGLS; encoded by the coding sequence ATGGATTTTAGTTCCGGTCTGATAAATTGTTTACCCATTGGGGTAGTCTTGACCCAGGAGCAGGGACGGATTTTCCACTGCAATCAGGTGATGGCGGATTGGTTTTGCCTTGATCCCCAGCAGGTACAGGGCAATAGCATTACGGAATTTTGGCCGGAATTGGCGACCTATTTGCGGTGGCAGGAGGCGGGGGGACGGGTGCGCTTATCCACGCCAGCGGGTTGGTTGATGATGCGGGTCTTGGTGCAGAAGTTCCCCCAGGAAACCCAGGGGGGGTTGGTGTGGAGTTTTGTGCCGGAACATAGCCGGGATTTGGAGCAATCCCAACAGGAATTTATTGATACGATTAGCCACGAATTGCGGACTCCGTTGACCAGTATCAAGGGGTTTGTGGATACGTTATTGCACTCCCAAAGCCATTTCAGTTATGCCCAGACCCGCCATTTTTTGGAAATTGTCCAGACCCAGGTGACGCAGTTGTCGGCCTTGGTAGAAGCGGTGCTGGCTGTCTCCCGGTGGCAAGTACAGCCGGGGCATTTTCGCCCGGTGCGGGTGGCGGAGTTGGTGCCGGAGGTGATGCTGGAGTTGGCGTTGCAGCCTGGGGGGAACCGGGTGGACTGGCGCATCCAGGAACTGTCGCCGGTGTGGAGTGACCCGGAGTTATTGGTGCCGATTTTGGTGCAGGTGTTGGATTATGCCCTGACCCATACGCCGGGGGATACCCAGGTGCAGGTGCGGGGTTGGCCGGGGGGTACGGGATTACAAATTGGGGTGCCGGAATTGGATTTAGGGGAACTTTGGTATCCCCTGGGGCCGACCCGACCGGGGATGGGTTTATATGTGGCGCAAATGCTGGTAGAGCGGCTGGAGGGGCGACTGCTCTTGGGTCAGGGATTGACCTTGGAACTGCCGCGGGTCGCCCGCATGGCTTCACCAGTCGCCGGATTGTCCTAG
- a CDS encoding pentapeptide repeat-containing protein, whose amino-acid sequence MTQDVGQELMALQQRQVTGTVVVQGNGQQWWLYLFMGRLLYATGGVHRGRRWQRVLKAHCPQFQPDWSTLGNAAPWEYHSLVQGTANGRLTPSQAKAVILASVLEVLFALVGQEHLTLTLQAGQGLGTQIALLQVERVLGEVEQLQQQWQATGIKQLQNVTQELSPDLAPVVRQADKIQEQPGGANWVTLLNGQNTLWDVMGLTRKSLQATVQPIVTWVQQGWIEWQTLPDLPAPVAERSSAPPPPPPGAPTVSNAHQPLVACLDDSPVMLKILETSLSRAGYRVMTVAEPMMQMANLLEAKPDVILMDWVMPDVNGYELCGLLRKTSVFKDTPIFLVTAHESIVNRTRARLVGVTEMLKKPVTPEELFKLVSRYAPLRSDLAVVSPTPPPPEPIAPEATLPPEPEQVIDQLADPVAQANQLLQRYAAGERDFTGINLIGCNLQGANLEGVNLSRADLMLADLSGCLLIGAKLAGANLVGAEMVKTNLREASLGGVNLIGANLSQANLNGSQLMGANLSSATLYQARLRGADLSEALIAGANLTSADLKEAILYATNLHGAVLNQANFEQANLTGANLWQAQMQQTCLEGANLTGTVLPQMSE is encoded by the coding sequence GTGACTCAAGATGTAGGCCAGGAATTGATGGCGTTGCAACAACGCCAAGTGACCGGGACGGTGGTGGTGCAGGGAAACGGGCAACAGTGGTGGCTCTACCTGTTTATGGGGCGACTGCTGTATGCGACCGGCGGTGTCCATCGGGGGCGGCGGTGGCAACGGGTACTGAAAGCCCATTGTCCCCAGTTTCAGCCGGACTGGAGTACCTTGGGGAATGCCGCCCCCTGGGAATATCACAGTCTGGTGCAAGGCACGGCCAATGGCCGCTTAACCCCTTCCCAGGCCAAGGCCGTAATCCTGGCCAGTGTGCTGGAGGTTTTGTTCGCCCTGGTGGGGCAGGAACATTTGACCTTGACCCTTCAGGCCGGGCAGGGGTTGGGCACCCAAATTGCCCTGTTGCAGGTGGAGCGGGTCTTGGGAGAAGTGGAACAACTCCAACAACAGTGGCAAGCGACGGGCATTAAACAACTGCAAAATGTTACCCAGGAACTCTCCCCGGATTTAGCCCCGGTGGTGCGGCAGGCGGACAAAATTCAAGAGCAACCGGGGGGGGCCAATTGGGTCACCTTACTCAACGGTCAAAATACCCTCTGGGATGTGATGGGCTTGACCCGGAAATCCCTGCAAGCCACGGTGCAACCCATCGTTACCTGGGTACAGCAGGGGTGGATCGAATGGCAAACTCTCCCCGACCTGCCCGCTCCAGTGGCAGAACGTAGCTCCGCCCCCCCACCGCCCCCCCCTGGTGCGCCAACGGTCAGCAATGCCCATCAACCCCTGGTGGCCTGTTTAGACGACAGCCCGGTGATGTTAAAAATCCTGGAAACCAGTCTCAGCCGCGCCGGGTATCGGGTGATGACCGTCGCCGAACCGATGATGCAGATGGCCAATCTATTGGAGGCCAAACCGGACGTGATCCTGATGGATTGGGTGATGCCCGATGTGAATGGCTACGAACTCTGCGGCCTTTTGCGTAAAACTTCCGTATTCAAAGACACCCCGATTTTCCTAGTCACCGCCCACGAAAGCATCGTCAACCGCACCCGCGCCCGGTTGGTGGGGGTGACCGAAATGCTCAAAAAACCGGTCACGCCGGAAGAATTGTTCAAACTGGTCAGCCGCTATGCGCCCCTGCGGAGCGATCTAGCGGTGGTTAGCCCCACCCCCCCGCCCCCAGAACCCATTGCCCCGGAAGCCACCCTGCCTCCAGAGCCGGAACAGGTGATCGACCAACTGGCCGACCCGGTTGCCCAGGCCAATCAACTCCTCCAACGTTATGCCGCCGGGGAACGGGACTTTACCGGCATTAACCTGATCGGGTGCAACCTCCAGGGTGCCAACCTGGAGGGCGTGAATTTATCCCGTGCTGACCTGATGCTGGCGGATTTGAGCGGCTGTTTGTTGATTGGGGCAAAACTCGCCGGTGCCAACCTAGTGGGGGCGGAAATGGTGAAAACCAACCTGCGGGAAGCCAGCCTCGGCGGTGTCAACTTGATCGGTGCCAACCTCAGCCAAGCCAACCTGAATGGCAGTCAACTCATGGGCGCCAATCTCAGTTCCGCTACCTTGTACCAAGCCCGTTTGCGGGGAGCCGACCTGAGTGAAGCCCTGATTGCCGGTGCCAACCTCACCAGTGCCGACCTCAAAGAAGCCATCCTCTACGCCACCAATCTGCACGGAGCGGTATTGAATCAGGCCAATTTTGAGCAGGCCAACCTCACCGGGGCGAATCTCTGGCAAGCCCAGATGCAACAAACCTGCCTGGAAGGAGCCAATCTTACGGGCACCGTCTTGCCCCAAATGAGCGAATGA
- the surE gene encoding 5'/3'-nucleotidase SurE translates to MTAVGLTNILLTNDDGIDAPGLQVLAQVLPGALVVAPQAQFSGCGHRITTGRPILFEQRTSHRYAVQGTPVDCVRLTLAHWQPDTAWVLAGVNQGANLGVDVYQSGTVAAVREAALHRIPAIALSQYQQRGTEIDWQRTQRWSEKVLQILFQKPAPGCFWNVNFPHLEPTAPEPELVFCPPCTQPLPMQYQATPQGFVYQGVYQQRPYDPAADVAVCFRGHIAISQMGLG, encoded by the coding sequence GTGACAGCCGTTGGACTGACCAACATTTTACTGACCAATGACGACGGCATTGATGCGCCCGGGTTGCAGGTCTTAGCGCAAGTTTTACCTGGGGCTTTGGTGGTGGCTCCCCAGGCGCAATTTTCCGGGTGTGGCCACCGGATCACCACCGGGCGACCAATTCTATTTGAGCAACGCACCTCCCACCGCTACGCCGTCCAGGGCACCCCCGTGGATTGCGTGCGACTCACCCTCGCCCACTGGCAACCCGACACCGCCTGGGTACTGGCCGGGGTCAACCAGGGAGCCAATTTGGGCGTAGATGTCTATCAATCGGGCACCGTGGCCGCCGTGCGGGAAGCGGCCTTGCATCGCATCCCCGCCATTGCCCTGTCCCAATACCAGCAACGGGGCACAGAAATTGATTGGCAACGCACCCAACGCTGGAGCGAGAAAGTCCTGCAAATTTTATTCCAAAAACCCGCCCCCGGATGCTTTTGGAACGTGAATTTTCCCCACCTGGAACCCACCGCCCCGGAACCGGAACTGGTGTTTTGCCCCCCCTGCACCCAGCCCTTGCCGATGCAGTACCAAGCCACCCCCCAGGGATTTGTGTATCAAGGGGTGTATCAACAACGTCCCTACGACCCAGCCGCCGATGTAGCCGTATGTTTTCGGGGGCACATTGCCATTAGCCAAATGGGACTCGGCTAA
- a CDS encoding ABC transporter permease yields MGRWQQIQNYLLGRLLLAPVMLWTVVTVVFLLLRATPGDPVDAIYGGRAPAQVKEALRVQLGLDQPLLMQYLRYLGQLIQGNLGTSLTEPGRTVGDIITAYLPATVELGVAGFGVAAGLGVGLGLITGSRPESSPLAMGGKVFSLVSYAVPLFWLGMLLQLWLSVGWGWFPLGVRFPLQEVAPAGPTGLYVLDSLLAGNWRQLGIALHHLALPSLTLGLVLSGLFERMVRVQVRAGWRGDYVEAARARGIPPGWLLWHHVLPNALIPVVALLGLTLASLLGGAIVTEVTFSWPGLANRLYEAINLRDYPTVQGIVVFLAVVVVVLSILIDVLTAFIDPRVRL; encoded by the coding sequence GTGGGACGGTGGCAACAGATACAAAATTACCTGCTGGGGCGGTTGCTCCTGGCACCGGTGATGCTCTGGACGGTGGTGACGGTGGTTTTTTTGCTGTTGCGGGCGACACCGGGCGACCCAGTGGATGCGATTTATGGGGGGCGGGCACCGGCGCAGGTGAAGGAGGCATTGCGGGTGCAGTTGGGGTTGGATCAGCCCTTGCTCATGCAATATCTGCGCTATCTGGGGCAGTTGATCCAGGGGAATTTGGGCACATCGCTGACGGAGCCGGGGCGCACCGTGGGGGATATTATTACCGCTTATCTCCCGGCCACGGTGGAGTTGGGAGTAGCGGGGTTTGGGGTGGCCGCTGGGTTGGGGGTGGGACTGGGGTTAATCACCGGCAGTCGCCCGGAGTCTAGCCCATTGGCGATGGGGGGCAAGGTATTTAGCCTGGTGAGCTATGCGGTGCCCCTGTTTTGGCTGGGAATGTTGTTGCAGTTATGGCTGAGTGTCGGTTGGGGCTGGTTTCCCTTGGGGGTGCGCTTTCCCTTGCAGGAGGTGGCTCCCGCTGGGCCGACGGGTTTGTATGTGCTGGATAGTTTGCTGGCGGGAAACTGGCGCCAGTTGGGGATTGCTTTGCACCATTTGGCTTTGCCCAGTTTGACCTTGGGGCTGGTGCTAAGTGGGTTGTTTGAACGGATGGTGCGGGTGCAGGTGCGGGCGGGCTGGCGGGGGGATTATGTGGAGGCGGCCAGGGCACGGGGGATTCCGCCGGGGTGGCTACTTTGGCATCACGTTTTACCCAATGCGTTGATTCCGGTGGTGGCGTTGTTGGGGCTAACCTTGGCCTCGCTATTGGGGGGCGCGATTGTCACGGAGGTGACGTTTTCCTGGCCGGGGTTGGCGAATCGTTTGTACGAGGCGATCAATCTGCGGGACTATCCCACGGTGCAGGGAATTGTGGTGTTTTTGGCGGTGGTGGTGGTGGTTTTGAGTATTTTAATTGATGTGTTGACCGCATTCATTGACCCCAGGGTGCGGCTGTAG